Proteins from a genomic interval of Lolium perenne isolate Kyuss_39 chromosome 1, Kyuss_2.0, whole genome shotgun sequence:
- the LOC127336244 gene encoding uncharacterized protein produces the protein MALRSLASLATPMLSLKSFDTLSSTTSSYSQVRPSPDEAVLGYPAVAAVAVRRLEVLQLLVVEQRELLCAVVVLVAAEQELQCVVVAAERELLCAVVAAEQGPVLAVEQPVVVMSMARSRRQIEMEQPMVVMSMARSRRQMEMEQPVVVMVMARIKTQMEKKLPITMQFCH, from the exons ATGGCTCTCCGTTCGTTGGCGAGTCTAGCAACACCGATGCTGAGCCTGAAGTCGTTCGATACCCTCTCTTCGACGACGTCTTCATATTCACAAGTCCGTCCATCGCCAGACGAGGCCGTCTTGGGCTATCCGGCCGTGGCCGCGGTAGCTGTCCGCCGTTTAGAGGTGCTGCAGCTGCTGGTCGTGGAGCAGCGGGAGCTGCTGTGCGCGGTGGTCGTGCTGGTCGCGGCCGAGCAGGAGCTGCAGTGCGTGGTGGTCGCGGCCGAGCGGGAACTGCTGTGCGCGGTGGTCGCGGCCGAGCAGGGGCCGGTGCTGGCCGTGGAGCAGCCGGTGGTGGTAATGTCGATGGCCAGGAGCAGGAGGCAGATAGAGATGGAGCAGCCCATGGTGGTAATGTCGATGGCCAGGAGCAGGAGGCAGATGGAGATGGAGCAGCCCGTGGTGGTAATGGTGATGGCCAGGATCAAGACGCAGATGGAGAAGAAGCTGCCGATCACCATGCAG TTCTGCCATTAG
- the LOC127336251 gene encoding uncharacterized protein: MVNVRRVYSDEDKRIILAVLLRKTKPTVLSNGVTKEVAAQFMVPLRVVQRVWFDHLQGIENVCNKKPLNCWCKRVEVDPQAIMQIPPSKRTTLKDLANELGISKSTLHRRFKEKEFRRHSNAIKPRITDDNKKARVRYALSMLDPDSEDPKFQGMYNIVHMDEKWFYKTKGSQNYYLANEEEEPYRSCQSKHYIDKVMFLCVVGRPRYDDDGNCTFDGKIGMFPFVTEKPAERRSGNRPRGTMETKPLNVKRQVEQAWNEYPAERSNRVFLTHQTCMVEVMKLMGEHRYKIPHIRKGVLQSLGILPEVLNVDPAIVNVAREYVNAE, encoded by the exons ATGGTGAATGTACGTAGGGTTTACAGTGACGAGGACAAAAGAATAATTCTCGCAGTCCTCTTGCGTAAAACAAAGCCAACAGTGTTGAGTAACGGTGTAACCAAGGAAGTTGCGGCACAGTTTATGGTACCATTGCGAGTTGTGCAACGTGTATGGTTTGATCATCTTCAAGGTATTGAGAATGTTTGCAACAAGAAGCCTCTGAATTGTTGGTGTAAAAGAGTTGAAGTTGACCCCCAAGCCATCATGCAAATTCCTCCATCCAAGAGGACAACTTTGAAGGACCTTGCTAATGAGCTGGGCATATCAAAGTCCACCTTGCATAGGAGGTTCAAGGAGAAGGAGTTTAGGAGGCATTCAAATGCCATCAAACCTCGTATCACGGATGATAACAAGAAAGCAAGGGTCCGCTATGCACTCTCTATGCTAGACCCGGACAGCGAAGATCCTAAGTTTCAGGGCATGTATAACATCGTACATATGGATGAGAAGTGGTTTTATAAAACCAAGGGTTCTCAAAATTATTATTTGGCCAATGAAGAGGAGGAACCTTACAGATCATGTCAAAGTAAGCACTACATTGACAAGGTCATGTTTCTTTGCGTCGTGGGTAGACCAAGATATGATGATGATGGTAATTGTACTTTTGATGGTAAAATTGGTATGTTCCCATTTGTGACCGAGAAGCCGGCGGAACGTCGAAGTGGCAACCGCCCGAGGGGAACAATGGAAACTAAGCCATTGAATGTTAAACGTCAA GTTGAACAAGCTTGGAACGAGTACCCGGCTGAGAGGAGTAACCGTGTCTTCTTGACACATCAAACGTGCATGGTGGAGGTCATGAAGCTAATGGGGGAGCACCGGTACAAGATCCCTCACATAAGGAAGGGGGTTCTCCAAAGTTTAGGGATACTACCTGAAGTGCTAAATGTTGATCCCGCAATTGTAAACGTGGCTAGAGAGTATGTAAATGCGGAGTAG